In Fluviispira sanaruensis, a genomic segment contains:
- the acpP gene encoding acyl carrier protein — protein MDNQHDAKQLESKLIKIVAEKLSIEEKNVTAASRFQEDLGADSLDIVELLMEIEEEFGVNISDDESERLKTVGDAVKFITAKL, from the coding sequence ATGGACAATCAACACGATGCAAAACAACTTGAATCTAAACTTATAAAAATTGTTGCTGAGAAGTTGAGCATAGAGGAAAAAAACGTAACTGCAGCTTCCCGATTTCAAGAAGACCTTGGTGCAGATTCACTTGACATCGTTGAACTCCTCATGGAAATTGAAGAAGAGTTTGGTGTAAATATTTCTGACGACGAATCTGAGCGTCTTAAAACAGTTGGTGATGCAGTTAAATTCATCACTGCAAAGCTCTAA
- a CDS encoding NAD-dependent malic enzyme, giving the protein MFKEKRNSFDGQKYYEVTLKGKQLLLNSFLNKDTAFTYDERSEFKLDGLIPNVIETLDEQVVRVYGQYLKKESDIERNIFLTQLYDRNETLFFRLMQEHLIEMVPVFYTPTVGDVVQQFNQNFRRPRGLFISYPQMSQIDDILNNIPNAYDVSAVCVTDSEAILGIGDQGVGGIVISIAKLAMYTLCAGFHPTKVLPIVLDVGTNNKELLQNPLYLGWRHERIRGEQYDDFIDAFVSALRKRYPNVYLHWEDFGRQTARKNLDRYKNEMCTFNDDMQGTAAVTVGAILAGLKVNGTKMSEQKVVIHGAGTAGCCIADQILAAMIADGLTEKQALANMFLIDMNGMLHTSMDHLEYFQRKYAQPVDVYNDWERIKGKPILLYDVVNNVKPTILIGTSTQTGAFTEEIVKMMASHCERPIIFPLSNPTSRCEALPANLIEWTQGKVLVATGSPFADVRYNGRVFPIGQCNNAFVFPGLGLGVVASKATRVNDEMLVACAKVISECAQINKDPNLSLLPSLTHIREVSYKIAYATAKTAQDTGVAPKMTDQEIHDNIHANMWKTSYVRYVIGKN; this is encoded by the coding sequence ATGTTTAAAGAAAAACGAAATTCTTTTGATGGACAAAAGTATTATGAAGTCACATTAAAAGGGAAACAATTATTGCTAAATTCATTTCTAAATAAAGATACAGCATTTACATATGATGAAAGAAGTGAATTTAAACTCGATGGACTTATACCGAATGTCATTGAAACTTTAGATGAACAAGTTGTTCGGGTTTATGGACAATATCTAAAAAAAGAGTCAGATATAGAGAGAAATATTTTCTTGACTCAACTATATGACCGAAATGAAACTTTATTCTTCAGACTTATGCAAGAGCACCTTATAGAAATGGTGCCTGTTTTTTACACACCAACCGTTGGTGATGTTGTTCAGCAGTTTAATCAAAACTTTAGAAGACCACGTGGTTTATTTATTTCTTATCCACAAATGTCGCAAATTGACGATATTTTAAATAATATTCCAAATGCTTACGACGTAAGCGCAGTTTGTGTCACGGACTCCGAAGCTATTCTTGGGATTGGCGATCAGGGAGTGGGTGGAATTGTTATTTCAATTGCTAAACTTGCCATGTACACTCTTTGTGCTGGTTTTCATCCAACTAAAGTCTTGCCTATTGTATTGGATGTGGGCACAAATAATAAAGAATTATTACAAAATCCCCTCTATTTAGGCTGGAGACATGAACGCATTCGTGGCGAACAATACGATGATTTTATCGATGCATTTGTTTCCGCGCTTAGGAAAAGATACCCCAATGTTTACTTACATTGGGAAGATTTTGGCAGACAGACAGCACGTAAAAATTTAGACCGCTATAAAAATGAAATGTGTACATTTAACGATGATATGCAAGGAACCGCTGCAGTTACTGTTGGCGCAATCCTTGCAGGTTTGAAAGTAAATGGCACAAAAATGAGTGAACAAAAAGTTGTGATTCATGGTGCAGGAACTGCTGGCTGCTGTATAGCAGATCAAATTCTGGCAGCAATGATTGCAGATGGACTTACGGAAAAACAAGCTCTTGCCAATATGTTTTTAATAGATATGAACGGTATGCTGCATACGAGCATGGATCATCTTGAATATTTTCAAAGAAAATATGCGCAGCCTGTTGATGTCTATAACGATTGGGAACGGATTAAAGGAAAGCCTATACTTCTGTATGATGTAGTAAATAATGTTAAACCAACAATTCTCATTGGCACATCAACTCAAACGGGGGCTTTCACAGAAGAAATCGTAAAAATGATGGCTTCACATTGTGAAAGACCTATTATTTTTCCTTTATCCAATCCAACATCCCGCTGTGAAGCATTACCAGCAAACTTGATTGAATGGACACAAGGAAAAGTGCTTGTGGCAACAGGTAGCCCTTTTGCCGATGTCCGTTATAATGGAAGAGTTTTCCCTATTGGCCAATGTAACAATGCTTTTGTGTTTCCTGGCCTCGGACTTGGTGTGGTGGCTTCAAAAGCAACACGAGTCAATGATGAAATGCTTGTAGCTTGTGCAAAAGTTATCAGTGAATGCGCACAAATAAATAAAGACCCAAACCTTTCTCTTTTGCCATCACTGACTCATATTCGTGAAGTTTCATATAAAATTGCTTATGCCACTGCTAAAACTGCGCAGGATACAGGTGTTGCTCCTAAAATGACTGACCAAGAGATACATGATAATATTCATGCAAATATGTGGAAAACCAGTTACGTTCGATATGTTATAGGAAAAAATTAA
- a CDS encoding transposase: MFGIGNWGKSNNNVYTDQKIFVLSLVNKRKDYALPLHYFICEKIDGRVVQSGHELKIKLLKDIFDEGYPILPVALDSWFDSIFLMQNLDDMKVPFCIHTKNNRKVRHCKSSKVPWKTWKSHFKNKTRYSVKLLKTEHQKRSRITKCIQESFVYIKGRKSILKTIAVYNKLTDSCHFSIYVTNDLKMSGAFLYELGRKRWLIEELFRNLKQKLSFGKLSCTGKVAADLSICLPFALIISLHLSPNELHQKNVQSITIGSKIERIKAENFEKSLYIIMHNTSYLIANKLKARMRIDRINKKPVDSFAEERIAC; encoded by the coding sequence GTGTTTGGTATTGGTAATTGGGGTAAAAGCAATAATAATGTATATACGGACCAAAAAATATTTGTACTATCACTTGTAAATAAAAGAAAAGATTATGCATTACCTTTGCACTATTTTATCTGTGAAAAAATTGATGGTAGAGTTGTTCAATCTGGACATGAGTTAAAAATCAAACTTTTAAAAGATATTTTTGACGAAGGATATCCAATTCTTCCTGTCGCATTAGATTCTTGGTTTGACTCGATATTTTTAATGCAGAATTTAGATGACATGAAAGTTCCTTTTTGCATTCATACAAAAAATAATCGAAAGGTTAGGCATTGCAAATCATCTAAAGTGCCTTGGAAAACTTGGAAATCTCATTTTAAAAATAAAACGAGATACAGTGTCAAACTTTTAAAAACAGAGCATCAAAAAAGATCAAGGATAACAAAGTGCATACAAGAAAGCTTTGTATACATTAAGGGAAGAAAATCAATATTAAAAACAATTGCAGTTTACAATAAGTTAACTGATTCCTGTCATTTTTCAATTTATGTAACTAATGATCTGAAAATGAGTGGCGCATTTCTATATGAACTTGGAAGAAAACGCTGGTTGATCGAAGAGCTATTTAGAAATTTAAAGCAAAAATTATCTTTTGGTAAGCTTTCGTGTACGGGTAAGGTAGCAGCAGATCTTTCCATCTGTCTGCCATTTGCATTAATTATCTCCTTACATTTATCACCGAATGAATTACACCAAAAGAATGTACAATCTATAACGATTGGGTCTAAGATTGAAAGAATTAAAGCTGAAAATTTTGAAAAAAGTCTTTATATAATTATGCATAATACAAGTTATTTAATCGCCAATAAACTAAAAGCAAGAATGAGAATAGACCGAATCAATAAAAAACCCGTGGATTCCTTTGCGGAAGAACGAATTGCTTGTTAA
- the lepB gene encoding signal peptidase I: protein MKFFKEIKEILIILALIVFFRSSILNWYLIPSSSMLPTLKIGDHVVVNKLSYGFMFPFMEKRLINWSSPKRGDLVVFQGPLREGGQTILKRVVGIAGDTVSFTNGILTVNNIPAQNIQDMDRSILNDIGSIEESVDYNIFIESGFSLYPHKILRKKMGGLSLEEKKSWVVPEGKIFCIGDNRDNSYDSRFWGAVDEKSVYGRALFITYSTGDQGSWPNLRNDRWFLKLTN from the coding sequence ATGAAGTTTTTCAAAGAGATAAAAGAAATTTTAATAATTCTTGCCTTAATTGTTTTTTTTCGATCGAGTATTTTAAATTGGTACCTTATTCCATCGAGTTCTATGCTTCCCACTTTAAAAATAGGTGATCACGTAGTAGTTAATAAACTTTCCTATGGTTTCATGTTTCCATTTATGGAGAAAAGATTAATCAATTGGAGTTCTCCCAAGCGTGGAGATTTAGTGGTTTTTCAAGGGCCACTGCGCGAAGGTGGACAAACTATTCTGAAAAGAGTTGTTGGTATTGCTGGAGATACTGTTTCCTTTACCAATGGAATATTGACTGTTAATAATATACCAGCCCAAAATATTCAAGATATGGATAGAAGTATACTGAATGATATTGGAAGTATTGAAGAATCTGTGGATTATAATATTTTTATTGAATCTGGTTTCAGTCTATATCCTCATAAAATTTTAAGAAAAAAAATGGGTGGTCTTTCTCTTGAGGAAAAAAAGTCTTGGGTTGTACCTGAGGGAAAAATCTTTTGCATAGGTGACAATCGTGACAATTCATATGACAGTCGATTTTGGGGGGCTGTGGATGAAAAAAGTGTGTATGGTAGAGCATTATTTATTACTTATTCTACAGGGGATCAGGGAAGTTGGCCAAACTTAAGAAATGATCGTTGGTTTTTGAAATTAACGAATTAG
- the nrdR gene encoding transcriptional regulator NrdR, which yields MKCRQCQNPESKVLESRESRDGRTVRRRRECIKCGYRFTTFERSEEQPLYIIKRDGTRELFNREKLLKSMSIACQKRSVSSKSLDAISDWVECACHSSDDEVTSQKIGELVLEALLKLDPVAYVRFASVYRAFSSPEDFVLELKQLTEKAQNKTDFSLDLHKDSESIHS from the coding sequence ATGAAGTGTCGCCAATGCCAAAATCCTGAAAGTAAGGTACTTGAAAGCAGAGAAAGTCGTGATGGACGAACAGTGAGGCGGAGAAGAGAATGTATTAAGTGTGGTTATCGTTTCACCACATTTGAACGTTCAGAAGAGCAGCCATTATACATAATTAAGCGAGATGGTACACGTGAACTTTTTAATCGAGAAAAACTATTAAAAAGTATGAGTATTGCTTGCCAAAAGCGTTCCGTAAGTTCTAAGAGCTTAGATGCGATTTCGGATTGGGTAGAATGCGCATGTCACTCATCGGATGACGAAGTGACATCGCAGAAAATAGGAGAGCTTGTGTTAGAAGCTCTTTTAAAACTCGATCCTGTTGCTTATGTTCGCTTTGCTTCTGTGTATAGAGCATTTTCAAGTCCTGAAGATTTTGTTTTGGAGCTGAAACAGTTAACTGAAAAGGCACAAAATAAAACAGATTTTTCGTTGGATCTTCATAAGGATAGTGAGTCAATACATTCATAG
- the glyA gene encoding serine hydroxymethyltransferase, with protein sequence MNKFLSFERANISHSDPELADLFSKESARLNEGLELIASENVASPAVLSALSSVLSNKYAEGYPGRRYYGGCEFNDKVEQIAIDRVKKIYGAEHANVQPHSGAQANQAVFLAFLKPGETFLGMNLSHGGHLTHGSPVNISGMYYKAESYGVNAQGFIDYEEVAQKARECKPKIIIAGASAYSRTIDFAKFREIADEVGAYLMVDMAHIAGLVAGGQHLSPVPFADFVTTTTHKTLRGPRGGVILCKEKYAKAIDKAVFPGLQGGPLMHVIGAKAVSFGEALQPSFRNYAEQIVINARVLAETLLANSVSLVSGGTDNHLILIDLKDSPLSGKDAEERLAQIELTVNKNSVPNDPRKPMVTSGIRIGTPAVTTRGLVAADMKVLGEAIAMALKNDDSLLQKAKEKVVSLCKKYPLYDGALHNSGYVAPN encoded by the coding sequence ATGAATAAATTTCTATCTTTTGAGAGAGCAAATATCTCACATTCAGATCCCGAACTTGCCGATTTATTTTCTAAAGAAAGTGCTCGATTGAATGAAGGTTTAGAATTAATTGCTTCAGAAAACGTTGCCAGTCCCGCTGTCTTATCAGCTTTAAGCAGTGTTTTATCTAATAAATATGCTGAAGGATATCCGGGAAGACGTTATTATGGTGGCTGTGAGTTCAATGATAAAGTTGAACAAATAGCAATTGATCGGGTAAAAAAAATATATGGAGCAGAACACGCAAATGTTCAGCCACACAGTGGAGCACAAGCTAATCAAGCTGTGTTTCTAGCATTTTTAAAGCCAGGCGAAACTTTTTTAGGGATGAATTTATCGCATGGTGGACACTTAACTCACGGTTCACCGGTAAATATATCCGGAATGTATTATAAGGCTGAATCTTATGGAGTGAATGCTCAAGGTTTTATTGACTACGAAGAAGTTGCGCAAAAAGCCAGAGAATGTAAACCAAAAATAATAATTGCAGGCGCAAGTGCCTATTCTCGAACAATTGATTTTGCAAAATTCAGAGAAATTGCTGATGAAGTGGGAGCCTATCTTATGGTAGATATGGCTCATATTGCTGGTTTGGTTGCGGGTGGACAGCATTTAAGTCCCGTTCCATTTGCCGATTTTGTCACAACGACGACACACAAAACTTTGCGTGGACCCCGTGGTGGCGTGATTTTGTGTAAAGAAAAATATGCAAAAGCAATCGATAAAGCCGTGTTTCCAGGTCTTCAAGGCGGTCCTCTCATGCATGTTATTGGAGCAAAAGCTGTATCTTTTGGGGAGGCATTGCAACCTTCTTTTAGAAATTATGCGGAGCAAATTGTAATTAATGCGCGCGTTTTGGCAGAGACTCTTTTAGCAAATTCTGTTTCTTTAGTATCGGGTGGGACAGATAACCATCTTATTTTAATTGATTTAAAAGATTCTCCATTAAGTGGTAAAGATGCAGAAGAGAGACTTGCTCAAATTGAATTAACAGTAAATAAAAATAGTGTGCCAAATGATCCGCGTAAACCCATGGTAACAAGTGGAATTCGTATCGGTACACCAGCGGTCACAACCCGCGGACTTGTTGCAGCAGATATGAAAGTACTTGGAGAAGCGATTGCAATGGCTCTTAAAAATGATGATTCTTTATTGCAAAAAGCAAAAGAAAAAGTCGTTTCATTGTGTAAAAAATATCCGTTATACGATGGTGCTCTCCACAATTCAGGATACGTAGCTCCTAATTGA
- a CDS encoding glycerate kinase has translation MRVVLAFDKFKGTFTARQVCELVADGIRNRNPKIEIIHRPMADGGEGSAVLLAASLGMESLRVEVCDLLGKPAEANVFWQNARRLAVLESAEVLGNSRALATEEGLFQANTWGFGRLMQKAFPLRPQEIWLCIGGTLTVDAGWGIASAFGLSAYDAHGNRLKPCLDNMEKIETFEKEELPEYVKKCKIIVLCDVNAPATGPGVSLLSFLKQKGAKDSSIPIIEKRIQFFWNKLKQAFPYIPRLDEAFMGAGGGICLGLSAVFPNLKIEMGSKKIAKVIALAPSFSGTDLIVCGEGSLDDLTLYGKAVSTVSQLAMKSEQKLIGVFGKVTGNRTEFKNKLGLSDIITLLEEHQSGQTTSEIMRNSKIKLFNIGQDLAERISKKSNKSH, from the coding sequence ATGCGTGTTGTACTTGCGTTTGACAAATTCAAAGGAACATTTACCGCACGACAAGTCTGTGAGCTCGTCGCAGATGGGATACGCAACCGCAATCCAAAAATTGAAATTATTCACCGCCCCATGGCAGATGGAGGGGAAGGGAGTGCGGTCCTTCTCGCTGCAAGTTTAGGAATGGAGTCGCTCCGAGTGGAAGTATGTGATTTACTCGGCAAACCAGCGGAGGCAAACGTTTTTTGGCAAAATGCAAGAAGACTTGCTGTTCTTGAATCTGCAGAAGTCTTAGGTAATTCGAGAGCTCTAGCCACCGAAGAGGGACTTTTCCAAGCCAATACTTGGGGCTTTGGAAGGCTTATGCAAAAAGCTTTTCCCTTGCGTCCGCAAGAAATATGGCTGTGCATTGGAGGAACTTTAACTGTTGATGCTGGCTGGGGTATTGCAAGTGCTTTTGGTTTATCTGCCTATGATGCGCATGGCAATCGCTTAAAACCCTGTTTAGATAATATGGAAAAAATTGAGACTTTTGAAAAAGAAGAACTACCTGAATATGTAAAAAAATGTAAAATAATTGTATTATGTGACGTAAATGCGCCAGCAACTGGACCTGGAGTCTCACTCCTTTCTTTTTTAAAACAAAAGGGCGCAAAAGACTCATCCATTCCTATTATTGAAAAAAGAATCCAGTTCTTTTGGAATAAATTAAAACAAGCATTTCCATATATCCCTCGACTTGATGAAGCGTTCATGGGTGCGGGCGGAGGAATTTGTTTAGGATTGTCAGCAGTTTTTCCTAATTTAAAAATAGAAATGGGTTCAAAAAAAATCGCAAAAGTTATTGCGCTTGCTCCAAGTTTTTCAGGTACTGATCTTATTGTTTGCGGAGAAGGCAGTTTAGATGATTTAACTTTATACGGCAAAGCAGTAAGTACAGTTTCGCAACTTGCTATGAAAAGTGAACAAAAATTAATTGGCGTGTTTGGTAAAGTAACAGGAAATCGTACTGAATTTAAAAATAAACTTGGTTTGTCAGATATAATAACTCTATTAGAAGAGCATCAAAGTGGTCAAACAACAAGTGAAATTATGCGTAATTCAAAAATAAAACTTTTTAATATTGGGCAGGATCTTGCAGAAAGAATAAGTAAAAAAAGCAACAAAAGTCATTGA
- the rpiB gene encoding ribose 5-phosphate isomerase B produces MKIAIAADHAGKELKSYVIDFLTLTNHQVLDYGVASDSSASVDYPDYADIVASEVSASRCDRGILICGTGIGMCITANKFPLVRAAVVNDEFTARMSRAHNDSNIMCLGSRIVNYQRAIDFVKIWLATECEEGRHRSRINKVTAIEKRLAQ; encoded by the coding sequence ATGAAAATCGCTATTGCTGCGGATCATGCTGGCAAAGAACTTAAAAGCTATGTAATCGATTTTTTAACACTCACAAACCACCAAGTGCTTGACTATGGAGTGGCATCCGATTCTTCTGCTTCAGTTGACTATCCTGATTATGCTGACATAGTTGCATCTGAGGTTTCCGCAAGTCGATGTGACAGAGGAATTCTTATCTGTGGCACAGGAATTGGTATGTGTATTACTGCTAATAAATTTCCTTTGGTCAGAGCTGCAGTTGTAAATGATGAGTTTACAGCACGAATGAGTCGAGCGCACAACGATTCAAACATCATGTGTTTAGGATCACGAATCGTGAACTATCAACGAGCAATCGACTTCGTAAAAATTTGGCTTGCAACTGAGTGTGAAGAAGGTCGTCACAGAAGTAGAATTAATAAAGTTACAGCCATTGAAAAGAGGTTAGCACAATGA
- the ung gene encoding uracil-DNA glycosylase: MESEIKARDLSFLSENWRALLAAEFEKPYFEDIRAFLKKELKQGHTFFPAKEKVFRALKLVDFADVRVVIIGQDPYHGIGQANGLAFAVEQGIPAPPSLQNIFKEIEKDIGKGRPTNTTLENWAKQGVLLLNTVLTVRAHTAFSHRGKGWEKFTDSVIEKLNHKTTPIIFMLWGAAAQSKANMITNPIHNILKAPHPSPLSAHRGFLGCKHFSKANEILRNHNISEIDWNL; this comes from the coding sequence GTGGAATCAGAAATAAAGGCGAGAGATCTTAGTTTTTTATCAGAGAATTGGAGAGCACTTTTAGCGGCTGAGTTTGAAAAACCTTACTTTGAAGACATCCGTGCTTTTTTGAAAAAAGAGCTCAAACAAGGTCACACTTTTTTCCCTGCAAAAGAAAAAGTATTCAGAGCCCTAAAGCTTGTCGACTTTGCCGATGTAAGAGTCGTCATTATTGGACAGGATCCGTATCATGGTATAGGCCAAGCCAATGGCCTTGCTTTTGCGGTTGAACAGGGCATTCCTGCTCCCCCCTCTCTGCAAAATATTTTTAAGGAAATTGAAAAGGATATTGGTAAGGGAAGACCCACCAATACCACTTTAGAAAACTGGGCAAAGCAAGGTGTCTTGTTGTTAAATACTGTTTTAACAGTTCGTGCACACACAGCTTTTTCTCATCGCGGAAAGGGTTGGGAAAAGTTTACTGACAGTGTGATTGAAAAACTCAATCACAAAACAACACCCATTATTTTCATGCTTTGGGGTGCAGCAGCCCAGTCTAAAGCCAACATGATCACAAATCCTATTCACAATATTCTAAAAGCACCGCACCCCTCGCCACTTTCTGCCCACCGCGGATTTTTGGGGTGTAAACATTTTTCAAAAGCAAACGAAATATTAAGGAATCATAATATTTCAGAAATTGATTGGAACCTTTAA
- a CDS encoding DEAD/DEAH box helicase encodes MTNNSIVATEESSIFNLLPEALREGLISQGITKPTPIQQATYKPVLDGRDVIAQSRTGSGKTLAFGLPAFARLGKPQASKPRLLVLTPTRELAQQVSDVFEANFKPQGFRILAITGGKSYRFQTSSLQRGVDAVVATPGRLNDLLQQGAISLNNVEILVLDEMDEMLDFGFAEDIIKIKEAIGKKAQTLLFSATFPPKVTNIARQMVANPFEVKVASTDTSTGLIEHGFVEVKMGRNLDALLGLLLYHDPEHAIIFCKTRDETRNIHNSLLERGFAAGVLNGEMTQNDRSQTMERFKNRQLRILVATDVAARGIDISGLSHVINFTVPTNVETYTHRAGRTGRAGATGKAWTIITHVERREFQFVCSKVKINPTRIELPNAKKIASQFLNNMLFRINANSIESQEYIDHSVENLVANLENDKLKEVLANVLKSEASRQLGKSLHVEDISPAFKTEFGTNVDSSKFGSDRGGRSSRGGFGGGRGGFGGGRGGDRGGFGGGRGGDRGGFGGGRGGDRGGDRGEKRGGYSTSSNRSERGGFGGRGGASKKPTDSSGKRNFPIA; translated from the coding sequence ATGACAAATAACAGTATTGTTGCAACAGAAGAGTCTTCTATTTTTAACTTATTGCCAGAAGCACTTCGCGAAGGCCTTATTTCGCAAGGTATTACAAAACCAACCCCTATCCAACAAGCAACTTATAAGCCTGTATTAGATGGTAGAGATGTTATTGCACAAAGCCGCACAGGCTCAGGCAAAACTCTTGCCTTTGGTTTACCTGCTTTTGCTCGCCTTGGAAAACCACAGGCATCTAAACCAAGACTTCTTGTCTTAACTCCGACTCGTGAACTTGCACAACAAGTTTCCGACGTTTTTGAAGCAAATTTTAAACCACAAGGTTTTCGCATCTTAGCGATAACCGGCGGAAAAAGCTACCGTTTTCAAACTTCATCCCTCCAACGCGGTGTGGATGCTGTTGTAGCCACTCCAGGTCGTTTAAATGACCTCTTGCAACAAGGGGCAATTAGCTTAAACAACGTTGAAATCCTCGTCCTCGACGAAATGGATGAAATGCTCGATTTTGGCTTTGCTGAAGACATCATTAAAATCAAAGAAGCTATTGGAAAAAAAGCACAAACCTTATTATTTTCTGCAACATTTCCTCCAAAAGTTACTAATATTGCACGCCAAATGGTTGCAAATCCTTTTGAAGTTAAAGTTGCAAGTACAGATACAAGCACAGGCCTCATTGAGCATGGCTTTGTTGAAGTCAAAATGGGACGTAACCTAGACGCCCTCTTAGGATTGTTACTTTATCATGATCCAGAGCATGCTATTATTTTCTGTAAAACACGCGATGAAACACGCAATATTCATAATTCTCTGCTTGAAAGAGGATTTGCAGCAGGCGTATTGAATGGCGAAATGACTCAAAATGATCGCAGCCAAACCATGGAACGCTTTAAGAATCGTCAACTTCGTATCCTCGTCGCAACAGACGTTGCAGCGCGCGGGATCGACATCAGCGGTCTTTCTCACGTCATTAACTTTACTGTGCCAACAAATGTTGAAACTTACACTCACCGTGCAGGCCGTACAGGACGCGCGGGCGCAACTGGAAAAGCATGGACAATCATCACACATGTAGAACGTCGTGAATTCCAATTTGTTTGTAGCAAAGTAAAAATCAATCCAACTCGTATTGAATTGCCAAATGCAAAGAAAATTGCATCGCAATTTTTAAACAATATGTTATTCCGTATCAATGCAAATAGCATTGAATCTCAAGAATATATTGATCACTCCGTTGAAAACCTTGTGGCTAATCTTGAAAACGATAAGCTCAAAGAAGTTCTTGCAAATGTCCTCAAATCTGAAGCTTCTCGCCAACTTGGCAAGAGCTTACACGTTGAAGACATTTCTCCAGCCTTCAAAACTGAGTTTGGCACAAACGTTGATTCCTCCAAATTTGGCTCTGACCGTGGTGGTCGTTCCTCCCGTGGTGGATTCGGCGGCGGACGTGGCGGCTTTGGCGGCGGACGCGGTGGTGACCGTGGTGGATTCGGCGGCGGACGCGGCGGTGATCGCGGTGGATTCGGCGGCGGACGTGGCGGTGATCGCGGTGGAGACCGTGGCGAAAAAAGAGGCGGTTACTCAACTTCCAGCAATCGCTCTGAACGTGGCGGTTTCGGTGGAAGAGGCGGAGCTTCTAAAAAGCCAACTGACAGCAGCGGTAAAAGAAATTTCCCAATCGCTTAA